The following nucleotide sequence is from uncultured Campylobacter sp..
ACGACGGACGCGCTATCATCGGCTTTGTGGACGGCACCGAAAATCCGCAGGGCGCAGATCGCGACTTTTTTGCTAAGGTAGGCGACGAGGATGCGGCTTATAAGGGCGGCAGCTATCTTTTCGTGCAAAAATACATCCACGATATGAGCGCATGGAACGCCGCGGGCGTCGCCGAGCAGGAGCGCGTCATCGGGCGTAGCAAGCAAAACGACATCGAGATGAGCGAGGAGCTAAAGCCTAGCAACTCGCACTCCGCCGCAGCCAACGTCGGCGACGATAAAAAGGTCGTGCGCGACAATATGCCGTTTATGCAGGGCGGCGAGACGGGAACCTACTTCATCGCCTACGCAAGCACCTTTAGCACGCTGGAGCTGATGCTTGAGAGTATGTTTGTCGGCCGTCCGCGAGGTAACTACGACCGGCTGCTAGATTTTAGCACGGCAAAGACGGGCGCGCTCTTTTTCGCTCCGACTTTCGATATGCTCGAGGCTTACGATGCGGGCTAAATTTAAATCACTTTAAATTTAAAGGCATGCGATGTTTTGCGATCTAAGCCCGTATCAGAGCAGGCGCTGCAAAGAGATCATAGAGGGCAAAGTCGAAAATAGTGAAAACGTCAGGGGTCTGAGAGAGTTCATAGACGCTAAATTTAAAACTCGAGCGATCAGCGCGTTTTACGGCGCGGGCAGGGACTCGGCGTGGCTTAAGATCGTGCTTCGCTTCGATAAAGATGCCGCGAAAATCACCGATAAAAAGTGCATCGAGCGCTACCTTGCCCGCACGCCGCTTTTCGAGAAACTAAACGGACTTAAGAGCTTTTATATCTCGGTCGAGTCCTTCGAGTCGCAGATCCGCACTGATCTGATCCAAGGCGCGGTAGAGGAGCTGCTTCGAAACCGAAGCGAGCTTTTAGCGCCGCTTAAAATTTGGTATATCGCAGCGGTGTCCGACGCGCCCGTAGTTTTTTATTTCACGAGGCAGGAT
It contains:
- a CDS encoding Dyp-type peroxidase, with product MSEEKSCACAHVKSQNVTDAPGNNTVFMIWRFSADKAACKKAFEGLCGLVINLNKTAVTRFGAASETSCVLGVGFEAWKMLGLPKPLPKELKNFEEIRGDKHAAPATGGDIHIHIRAANQAVCYDMASEIRAALKDVATCEEEICGFKYYDGRAIIGFVDGTENPQGADRDFFAKVGDEDAAYKGGSYLFVQKYIHDMSAWNAAGVAEQERVIGRSKQNDIEMSEELKPSNSHSAAANVGDDKKVVRDNMPFMQGGETGTYFIAYASTFSTLELMLESMFVGRPRGNYDRLLDFSTAKTGALFFAPTFDMLEAYDAG